A region of uncultured Carboxylicivirga sp. DNA encodes the following proteins:
- a CDS encoding ABC-F family ATP-binding cassette domain-containing protein, producing MVSINQLTVDFGGFKLFEDVSFLINPKDRIGLIGKNGAGKSTLLKIIAGQMEPTSGLVTKPRDFKIGYLPQHMNYTDTRNVVDEVELAFSEIKDLEKEIESINLEIGERTDYESESYMKLLDRLNEKTERFNLMGGANHTGLIESTLKGLGFEQSDFTRNTGEFSGGWRMRIELAKILLEQPDMFLLDEPTNHLDIDSIQWLEDFLKNYSGAVVLISHDKAFLDNITKRSIEISLGRIYDYKANYSRFMELRQERREQQLNAYKNQQKKIEDTEKFIERFRYKATKSVQVQSRIKQLEKIDRIEVDEFDKAALNIKFPPAPRSGTVVVKADRLSKAYGDLLVLDEVDIAIERGEKVAFVGRNGEGKTTMARIIMSELAHQGKLDLGHNVKIGYFAQDQAERLNDNHTIFETIDLVAVGDIRTKIRDLLGAFMFSGETVDKKVSVLSGGERTRLAMVKLLLEPVNLLILDEPTNHLDMRSKDILKEALRDFEGTVILVSHDREFLDGLVDKVYEFRHRKIKEYLGGIYYFLEKKKLENLNDLNIKTAVSSQKNDEKADSASKLSYEERKELNKRMKKAERLVADYEVEIAKLEGNLEQLTEAMNLPENAGDEQLFKDYHQAEKQLELKMEEWENAHLELEELQEQKNKLD from the coding sequence ATGGTATCGATTAATCAGTTAACTGTTGATTTTGGTGGTTTTAAATTATTTGAGGATGTTTCGTTTTTGATCAATCCCAAGGATCGTATTGGTCTGATTGGAAAAAACGGAGCAGGTAAATCAACCTTGTTAAAAATCATAGCAGGGCAGATGGAACCAACCTCGGGTTTGGTAACTAAGCCTCGTGATTTTAAAATTGGTTACCTGCCTCAGCATATGAATTATACTGATACCCGCAATGTTGTTGACGAAGTTGAGTTGGCGTTTTCTGAAATTAAAGATCTTGAAAAGGAGATTGAATCAATTAATTTAGAGATTGGGGAACGAACTGATTATGAGTCTGAATCGTATATGAAGTTGCTCGACCGTTTAAACGAAAAAACAGAGCGTTTCAACCTCATGGGAGGGGCTAACCATACCGGTTTAATTGAATCTACACTTAAAGGACTGGGTTTTGAACAATCCGATTTTACTAGAAATACAGGAGAATTTAGTGGAGGTTGGCGTATGCGTATTGAGTTAGCTAAGATTCTTTTGGAACAGCCCGATATGTTTCTTCTGGATGAGCCTACAAACCATTTGGATATTGATTCTATCCAATGGCTTGAAGATTTCCTGAAAAATTATAGTGGAGCGGTTGTTCTAATCTCTCACGATAAAGCATTCCTTGATAATATTACCAAACGAAGTATTGAAATTTCGTTGGGTCGCATTTATGACTATAAGGCTAACTATTCGCGCTTTATGGAGTTAAGGCAGGAAAGGAGAGAGCAGCAATTAAATGCATACAAAAATCAACAAAAGAAAATTGAAGATACCGAGAAGTTTATTGAGCGTTTCAGATACAAAGCCACTAAGTCGGTTCAGGTTCAGTCGCGAATTAAGCAATTAGAGAAAATTGATCGGATAGAGGTTGATGAATTTGATAAAGCTGCTTTAAATATAAAATTTCCACCAGCACCACGGTCAGGAACGGTTGTAGTAAAGGCTGACAGATTGAGTAAAGCGTACGGGGATTTGCTTGTTTTGGATGAGGTTGATATAGCCATTGAGAGAGGTGAAAAAGTTGCATTTGTGGGGCGTAATGGTGAAGGCAAAACTACTATGGCTCGTATCATTATGAGTGAACTTGCCCATCAGGGAAAGTTGGATTTAGGACATAATGTGAAAATTGGGTATTTTGCACAAGATCAGGCTGAGCGCTTAAATGATAACCATACAATATTTGAAACCATCGATTTAGTAGCTGTTGGTGACATTCGTACTAAAATAAGGGATTTGTTGGGCGCGTTCATGTTTAGTGGTGAAACGGTTGATAAAAAGGTTAGCGTATTATCCGGAGGTGAACGTACTCGCCTGGCAATGGTAAAATTGTTGTTAGAGCCAGTTAATTTGCTTATACTCGATGAGCCTACCAACCATTTGGATATGCGCTCAAAGGATATTCTTAAAGAAGCCCTACGTGATTTTGAAGGCACAGTAATACTGGTTTCTCACGATCGTGAATTTCTCGATGGATTGGTGGATAAAGTATATGAGTTTCGTCATCGAAAAATTAAAGAATACCTTGGAGGAATCTATTATTTTCTTGAAAAGAAAAAACTAGAAAATCTAAATGATTTAAATATTAAGACTGCTGTTTCCTCTCAAAAGAATGATGAAAAAGCAGATTCTGCATCCAAGCTCTCTTATGAAGAAAGAAAGGAACTCAATAAGAGAATGAAGAAAGCTGAACGTTTGGTAGCTGATTATGAAGTTGAGATTGCAAAGTTGGAGGGAAATTTGGAGCAATTAACGGAAGCTATGAATCTTCCCGAGAATGCAGGTGATGAGCAATTGTTCAAAGATTACCATCAGGCTGAAAAGCAGTTAGAGTTAAAAATGGAAGAATGGGAGAATGCTCATTTGGAATTGGAAGAATTACAGGAACAAAAAAATAAACTGGATTAA
- a CDS encoding MFS transporter translates to MYSGNITKLYLIKIAKWFMLTMPILLLFYQDLGFSVEESFQLKAIYSIAIVIFEIPSGYAADVLGRKKTLIIGSILGTIGFAIYSVTSSFYAFMAAELILGVGQSFISGADSALLYDSLKADGREKEYLKYEGRNFSVGNFSEAIAGFMGGALAEWSLRMPFVFQTGIAFIAVPAAFMLIEPQLYTRTQKATWSDIWNVVKYAMLKNKSLRYNIIYSSIIGSATLSMAWVYPLYLKEVGFREIHIGTTSTVLNLIVGFTTLAAYKIERKLKPKSTVFGTTIIITAAFILAGVIHSYWVLPVLVVFYFSRGIATPVLKDYINRITSSEIRATVLSIRSLLIRAFFSILAPLFGYVTDRLSLSQAFMIIGAVFMVLTSSSIFLFLKSLEKGSDN, encoded by the coding sequence ATGTATTCAGGCAATATCACCAAATTATATCTGATCAAAATAGCCAAATGGTTTATGCTGACCATGCCTATTCTGTTACTTTTTTATCAGGATTTGGGTTTTTCGGTTGAAGAGTCATTTCAATTAAAGGCTATTTACAGTATTGCCATTGTTATATTTGAAATACCTTCAGGTTACGCAGCTGATGTATTGGGCCGAAAGAAAACTTTAATTATAGGAAGTATTTTAGGTACAATTGGTTTTGCTATTTATTCTGTAACCAGTTCTTTTTATGCTTTTATGGCTGCCGAATTAATTTTGGGTGTTGGTCAGAGTTTCATTAGTGGGGCTGACTCTGCCTTGCTATACGATAGTTTGAAAGCTGATGGGAGAGAAAAGGAATATCTGAAGTATGAGGGAAGAAACTTTTCTGTAGGTAATTTTAGTGAGGCCATTGCTGGATTTATGGGAGGTGCACTTGCTGAATGGAGTTTGCGAATGCCTTTTGTTTTTCAGACAGGCATTGCATTTATAGCTGTACCGGCTGCTTTTATGTTGATAGAACCCCAATTATATACACGAACACAAAAAGCTACCTGGTCAGACATCTGGAATGTTGTAAAATATGCGATGCTTAAAAATAAAAGTCTTCGATACAACATTATTTATTCTTCTATTATTGGTTCAGCTACATTAAGCATGGCATGGGTTTATCCACTATACCTTAAAGAGGTTGGTTTTCGTGAGATTCACATTGGAACCACCAGTACAGTATTAAATCTTATTGTTGGATTTACAACACTGGCGGCATATAAAATTGAACGAAAGCTTAAACCAAAATCAACTGTTTTTGGAACAACAATAATTATAACAGCAGCTTTTATTTTAGCAGGAGTTATCCATTCATATTGGGTGCTTCCGGTTTTAGTAGTGTTTTATTTCTCCAGGGGAATTGCTACACCAGTGTTGAAAGATTATATCAATCGTATAACATCTTCTGAAATTAGAGCGACAGTGTTGTCTATTCGCAGCTTATTAATCAGGGCATTCTTTTCCATTCTCGCACCATTGTTTGGGTATGTAACTGACCGTTTGTCATTGAGTCAGGCCTTTATGATTATTGGAGCAGTTTTTATGGTACTTACAAGCTCCAGTATTTTTCTTTTCTTAAAATCACTGGAGAAGGGGTCTGACAATTAG
- the rlmB gene encoding 23S rRNA (guanosine(2251)-2'-O)-methyltransferase RlmB, with protein sequence MAKDQMVFGIRAVSEAIAAGKEVDKVFIKKGLQGDLFQEFLDEVKDNNVPFQFVPIEKLNRITRKNHQGVIAFISPVVYQDAEQLIQMLYDEGKEPFVLVLDQLTDVRNVGAIARTAECVGADAIIIPDKGSAPINSDAIKTSAGALHTLPVCRTSNLFKTVEYLKNSGLKLVAATEKGAEAYDKIDYSGPVALIMGSEDTGISNQLLKIADYKSCIPIKGDIKSLNVSVAAGILMYEILKSRQ encoded by the coding sequence ATGGCTAAAGATCAAATGGTATTTGGTATACGTGCAGTAAGTGAAGCTATTGCTGCAGGTAAAGAAGTTGATAAGGTTTTTATAAAAAAAGGATTACAGGGCGATCTTTTTCAGGAGTTTCTGGATGAAGTAAAAGATAATAATGTACCTTTTCAGTTTGTTCCTATTGAAAAATTAAACCGAATTACCCGTAAAAATCATCAGGGAGTAATTGCTTTTATTTCACCGGTAGTCTATCAGGATGCAGAGCAATTAATTCAGATGTTATATGACGAAGGGAAGGAGCCTTTTGTATTAGTGTTGGATCAACTAACCGATGTACGTAATGTTGGTGCCATCGCGCGTACGGCCGAATGTGTTGGGGCAGATGCTATTATTATCCCCGATAAAGGTAGTGCTCCCATTAATTCTGATGCCATTAAAACATCGGCCGGAGCATTGCATACGCTACCTGTTTGTCGTACTTCTAACTTGTTTAAAACAGTTGAGTATTTAAAAAATAGTGGTTTAAAATTAGTAGCTGCTACTGAAAAAGGTGCCGAGGCATACGATAAAATAGATTATTCCGGTCCGGTAGCACTTATTATGGGTTCTGAGGATACAGGTATCTCTAATCAGTTGTTGAAAATAGCTGATTATAAGAGTTGTATACCTATTAAGGGCGATATAAAATCATTGAATGTATCTGTGGCAGCAGGAATTTTAATGTACGAGATCCTAAAATCGAGACAGTAA
- a CDS encoding SAM-dependent methyltransferase, with translation MKGQLYMIPNTLGESPIEYNLPTDVIEIIRSLKYFVVENVRSARRFLKKVDKEIEIEELTFFVLDKHTQTNDIPSFLRPLHDGKNMGMISEAGCPGVADPGADIAKLAHESNIRVIPLVGPSSILMSVMASGLNGQSFAFHGYLPVKKGEAPKAIKALEDRSRKENQTQLFIEAPYRNMRMLQDILQTCSPKTRLCIACDISLETEYIVTKSIAQWKGKVPDINKRPAIFLILA, from the coding sequence ATGAAAGGTCAGCTTTATATGATCCCCAATACATTAGGGGAGAGTCCGATTGAATACAATTTACCAACGGATGTAATTGAGATTATCAGGTCTCTAAAATATTTTGTCGTTGAAAATGTCCGTTCAGCCCGACGATTTTTGAAAAAAGTTGATAAGGAAATTGAGATTGAAGAACTTACTTTTTTTGTACTGGATAAACATACTCAGACGAATGATATACCTTCATTCTTGAGACCTTTACACGATGGTAAAAATATGGGAATGATCTCAGAGGCCGGCTGTCCTGGGGTCGCTGACCCAGGAGCTGATATTGCTAAATTAGCACATGAGAGTAATATTAGAGTGATTCCTTTGGTTGGTCCATCATCTATTCTGATGTCAGTGATGGCTTCCGGATTGAATGGTCAGAGTTTTGCTTTTCACGGGTATTTACCTGTAAAAAAAGGAGAGGCTCCAAAAGCAATAAAAGCTTTGGAAGATCGCTCAAGAAAAGAGAATCAGACTCAACTTTTTATTGAAGCACCATATAGAAATATGCGTATGTTGCAGGATATTCTTCAAACCTGTAGTCCTAAAACACGTTTGTGTATTGCATGCGACATTTCGCTTGAAACAGAATACATCGTTACCAAGAGTATAGCACAATGGAAAGGCAAGGTTCCTGATATTAATAAGCGACCCGCAATATTCTTAATTTTAGCATAA
- a CDS encoding DUF6263 family protein, giving the protein MKKLILALSLFSISLVGSAQLRYNLETGKKYGLKQLTSQNITQSIQGMAQNIKNTFGGDITVTIKSKDGDVYTSELVYESLIFKMESPMFSMGYDSTDENQEENAMSGMFKIMVGHVFTMKFNDKGEVLEVKGFADVMEKMQSEAGGQSMAGAVQESLKGQFSDESMKQNIGTMLIVYPDDKPTTGLTWGKTLEQSGALPVTTVYNYKVTSANGSVVEMEGTGTMATKEGFSQETMGMTQHFDLNGNISMNAKVDAKTGWPVSIKQTQTLEGNISIESPQLPAPMEVPMSIKGESTYTAL; this is encoded by the coding sequence ATGAAGAAACTTATTTTGGCTTTAAGCTTGTTTTCTATCTCGTTGGTGGGCTCAGCCCAACTTCGTTATAATCTCGAGACTGGTAAGAAATATGGCTTAAAGCAACTAACCAGTCAAAATATTACGCAATCAATTCAGGGCATGGCCCAGAATATAAAGAATACCTTTGGTGGTGATATTACTGTAACCATTAAATCAAAAGATGGAGATGTTTATACTTCAGAATTGGTTTATGAAAGTCTGATATTTAAAATGGAAAGCCCTATGTTTTCGATGGGTTATGATTCAACCGATGAAAATCAGGAAGAAAATGCTATGTCGGGCATGTTTAAAATCATGGTGGGTCATGTGTTTACCATGAAATTTAATGATAAGGGTGAAGTGCTTGAAGTAAAAGGGTTTGCTGATGTTATGGAAAAGATGCAATCAGAAGCCGGTGGTCAGTCAATGGCGGGAGCTGTTCAGGAAAGTCTGAAAGGACAATTTAGTGATGAAAGCATGAAGCAAAATATTGGAACAATGCTTATTGTATATCCGGATGATAAGCCTACAACAGGATTAACCTGGGGTAAAACCTTGGAACAGAGTGGAGCATTACCTGTTACAACCGTATATAATTATAAAGTTACGTCTGCAAATGGTTCGGTTGTCGAAATGGAAGGTACAGGAACAATGGCAACTAAAGAAGGATTCTCGCAGGAAACCATGGGTATGACTCAGCATTTTGATTTGAATGGTAATATTTCAATGAATGCGAAAGTTGATGCAAAAACGGGTTGGCCAGTTAGCATTAAGCAAACACAAACCTTAGAAGGGAATATTTCTATTGAATCGCCACAATTGCCGGCTCCAATGGAAGTGCCTATGTCTATCAAAGGAGAGTCAACTTATACAGCTTTGTAA
- a CDS encoding uroporphyrinogen decarboxylase family protein: MIHKERVLKALNNEQPDRVPFFYWDVPEFGVKLMKHLGLENRDQLLEYLDVDFRWVEPDYVGENLIKEEDKKKVDIWGVGYSKVKNGDFEYWEATNFPLEGITDPSFLDDYNWPTTNLFDFTSLSSKIEKYKDYAIMTAPGYSSPGLFRIIQRLLGREAFLDVIMYHPKFFEKLSQKIVGFYTDFIAEFFDNGGDKIDFIRIADDFGTQSGLAISNDIWEQYCKPAIEAFTEIPKQHGVRFYMHSCGGVRKLLPEFISLGASILDPIQTRAFGMEPLGLKEDFGNYITFCGALDEELLLRKGTPREVKDGVKHLLDMMAPKGGFVLGPSHKLKVETPVENVVAMYEAAKEWTY, encoded by the coding sequence ATGATCCACAAGGAAAGAGTCCTAAAGGCGCTCAATAACGAGCAACCGGATAGAGTGCCGTTTTTTTATTGGGACGTACCCGAATTTGGTGTTAAGTTGATGAAACACCTTGGGTTAGAAAATCGTGATCAATTACTCGAGTATTTAGACGTTGATTTCCGATGGGTGGAACCAGACTATGTTGGCGAAAATTTAATCAAAGAAGAAGATAAGAAGAAGGTTGATATATGGGGTGTTGGATATTCAAAAGTTAAAAATGGTGATTTTGAATATTGGGAAGCAACCAATTTTCCTTTAGAAGGAATAACCGACCCGTCTTTTCTTGATGATTACAACTGGCCAACCACAAATCTGTTTGATTTCACATCACTGTCATCCAAAATTGAAAAGTATAAAGACTATGCTATTATGACCGCACCTGGTTATTCCTCGCCTGGTCTGTTTCGTATAATCCAGCGTTTGCTGGGACGTGAAGCTTTTCTGGATGTCATTATGTATCATCCCAAATTCTTCGAGAAATTATCTCAAAAGATTGTAGGTTTTTACACTGATTTTATTGCTGAATTCTTCGATAATGGAGGTGATAAAATTGATTTCATTCGTATCGCAGATGATTTTGGAACCCAAAGTGGGTTGGCAATCAGCAACGATATTTGGGAGCAATATTGTAAACCGGCAATTGAAGCATTTACCGAAATTCCAAAACAACATGGAGTAAGGTTTTACATGCATTCCTGCGGAGGAGTGCGTAAATTATTACCTGAATTTATCAGCTTGGGAGCAAGTATTCTCGATCCGATACAAACACGTGCCTTTGGTATGGAGCCGTTAGGGTTGAAAGAGGATTTTGGTAATTACATTACTTTCTGTGGTGCACTCGATGAAGAATTACTTCTGAGAAAGGGTACACCTAGAGAAGTAAAAGACGGAGTAAAACATCTTTTGGATATGATGGCTCCTAAAGGTGGGTTTGTGTTAGGTCCTTCACACAAACTAAAGGTAGAAACTCCGGTAGAGAATGTGGTTGCCATGTATGAGGCAGCTAAAGAATGGACCTACTAG
- a CDS encoding DUF3352 domain-containing protein, giving the protein MKIVKYFLLFIAVIMLAILGFFIYLQFIKVEKLLPLQAMRPESVIVIETKNLTSAWREIKNSELWESMIEADYFDEYEANMMTFDSLMTENALIRSIFKDRAMALSIQMLNDKDFETVFAVDIGKYGKLSILPQLSSLMNYQLEEHIVDSTSVYTLCYDQPTDIIHLCIHENLLIGSLSSQLMNKTVKAINTEQWFNQDKFNEVQHETASGMVNFYINYSQIAYFAGSIAPELKESLKSISNVLAFSSLVTHLEDKNIRLSGYTNYFDSIPSIVNALVKADGGKLEAQNILPAETALFMSINTSNFQLFYNDILAQYKLVDSIGYKTYISGIEMTENWLNLKFNDILFSWMNGEFALAKLQPQSNDRELDVLMAIKANDIDNAKEQMDLFLKHIKKRTPVKFDEVEYRNHQIHFLQMKGFFKMFLGKLMNGIEKPYFTYIDNYVVFSNSVNTLMNTIDDYLVGNTIARSASFKSFFEEFNDESNFSLFVQMPKVYQHLYYYSDANTKKSLKKNKNLLINFANIGWQLNANGQMFETKLLAQHDEDALLYEELEAMQNAAEDLYIDEYRDLKFKMRLDETFPWNEGTINYWLTHPQNVQDSVLVHEGEMKDSLPQGLWRNYYFSGNISSAIPYDDGKADGTAIFYFEDDEHTVKAEVDFDEDILDGKYIEYYSNGRKKAELILEDGLLDGDAFYYYRNGQIKIEGKYKNGLRHGKWKHYTKAGDLINKESWKKGKE; this is encoded by the coding sequence ATGAAAATAGTAAAATACTTCCTTCTTTTTATTGCAGTAATTATGTTGGCCATCTTAGGCTTTTTTATTTACCTGCAATTTATTAAAGTTGAAAAACTCCTACCGCTTCAAGCCATGCGACCTGAATCTGTTATTGTAATTGAAACCAAAAACCTTACTTCGGCATGGCGTGAGATCAAAAACAGCGAATTATGGGAAAGTATGATAGAAGCTGATTATTTTGATGAATACGAAGCCAATATGATGACCTTTGATTCTTTAATGACAGAAAATGCCCTGATTAGAAGTATTTTTAAAGATCGTGCAATGGCTTTATCTATACAAATGCTAAATGATAAAGATTTCGAAACTGTTTTTGCAGTTGATATTGGTAAGTATGGAAAACTTTCAATTCTTCCTCAGCTTTCATCATTAATGAATTATCAGTTAGAAGAGCATATTGTTGACAGCACATCTGTTTATACCTTGTGTTACGATCAGCCTACCGACATCATTCACCTATGTATTCACGAAAATCTTTTGATTGGCTCATTGTCATCGCAATTAATGAATAAAACCGTTAAGGCAATTAATACAGAACAATGGTTTAACCAAGATAAATTCAACGAAGTACAACATGAAACTGCAAGTGGGATGGTTAATTTTTACATTAACTACAGTCAGATAGCGTATTTTGCCGGAAGTATAGCTCCTGAATTAAAGGAATCACTCAAAAGCATTAGTAATGTACTAGCATTCTCTTCACTGGTTACTCATTTAGAAGATAAAAACATTCGTCTTTCTGGCTATACCAATTATTTTGATTCCATCCCATCCATCGTAAATGCGCTTGTTAAGGCAGATGGTGGCAAACTTGAAGCACAAAATATTTTACCTGCTGAAACAGCACTTTTTATGTCGATAAATACATCTAACTTTCAACTTTTTTATAACGACATATTAGCTCAGTATAAACTGGTTGATTCTATCGGCTATAAAACATACATATCAGGAATTGAAATGACTGAAAATTGGCTTAACCTAAAATTCAACGATATACTTTTCTCGTGGATGAATGGTGAATTCGCCTTAGCAAAATTACAACCTCAATCCAACGACCGTGAACTTGATGTTCTGATGGCAATTAAAGCCAATGATATTGACAATGCTAAGGAACAAATGGACCTCTTTTTAAAGCATATCAAAAAACGAACTCCTGTTAAATTTGATGAAGTCGAATACCGTAATCATCAAATTCACTTCCTGCAAATGAAAGGTTTCTTTAAAATGTTTCTGGGCAAATTAATGAATGGTATTGAGAAGCCTTATTTTACATACATAGATAATTACGTTGTTTTCTCCAACTCGGTAAACACATTAATGAATACCATTGATGATTATCTGGTTGGAAATACAATTGCCCGTTCTGCTTCGTTTAAATCATTTTTTGAAGAATTTAATGACGAAAGTAACTTTTCATTATTTGTACAGATGCCTAAAGTCTATCAGCACTTATATTATTACAGTGATGCAAACACCAAGAAAAGTTTAAAGAAAAATAAGAATCTACTGATCAACTTCGCCAATATAGGCTGGCAGCTAAATGCCAACGGGCAAATGTTTGAAACAAAACTTTTAGCTCAACATGACGAAGATGCCCTGTTGTATGAAGAATTGGAAGCTATGCAAAATGCTGCTGAAGATTTATACATAGATGAATACAGGGATCTTAAATTTAAAATGAGATTAGATGAGACCTTCCCCTGGAATGAAGGAACCATAAATTATTGGCTTACTCATCCACAAAATGTTCAGGATAGTGTACTTGTTCACGAGGGTGAAATGAAAGACAGCTTACCTCAGGGTTTATGGCGTAATTATTATTTCTCCGGCAATATTTCATCAGCAATACCTTATGATGATGGAAAAGCAGATGGCACAGCCATTTTCTATTTTGAAGATGATGAACACACAGTGAAAGCCGAGGTTGATTTTGATGAAGATATATTAGATGGCAAATACATTGAATATTACAGCAACGGTCGTAAAAAGGCAGAATTAATACTTGAAGATGGTTTACTGGATGGGGATGCTTTCTATTACTATCGAAACGGACAAATTAAGATTGAAGGTAAATACAAAAATGGTTTGCGACATGGTAAATGGAAACATTATACCAAAGCAGGCGATCTCATTAATAAAGAAAGCTGGAAGAAAGGGAAAGAATAA